The region TGATTCAATATTGGATATGAAAATATTATTTGATCAGATTCCTTTGGATCAAATGAGCGTATCCATGACCATGAATGGAGCTGTGTTACCAATATTAGCATTTTATATTGTTGCCGCAGAGGAGCAGGGCGTTAGTATGGATAAATTAAGCGGAACCATTCAAAATGATATTTTAAAAGAGTTCATGGTGCGCAACACGTACATTTATCCGCCGGCCTCCTCAATGAAAATTATTGCAGATATTTTTGAATTCACATCTCAGAAAATGCCGAAGTTCAATTCTATTTCTATCAGTGGTTATCACATGCAAGAGGCAGGAGCAACTGCAGATATTGAGTTGGCGTATACTTTAGCGGATGGATTGGAATATATTCGTACCGGTATTAAAGCGGGATTAGATATTGATGCTTTTGCGCCGCGTTTATCGTTTTTCTGGGCGATAGGCATGAATCATTTCATGGAAATTGCGAAAATGCGCGCTGCCCGTATGTTATGGGCAAAGATGGTAAAACAATTTAATCCTAAATCAGCGAAGTCGATGGCGTTGCGCACGCATTGCCAAACAAGTGGTTGGAGTTTAACTGAGCAAGATCCATTTAATAACGTTGCGCGTACGTGCATTGAAGCTTTAGCTGCTGCTATGGGTCATACGCAAAGCTTACACACGAATGCCTTAGATGAAGCCATTGCTTTACCAACGGATTTCAGTGCGCGTATTGCACGTAACACGCAAATTTATTTGCAGCAGGAAACCAATATTTGCAAAGTAGTGGATCCTTGGGCGGGCTCTTATTATGTAGAGTATTTGACCAATGAAATTGCACATAAGGCCTGGGCATTAATTCAGGAAGTGGAAGAATTAGGTGGAATGGCAAAAGCGATTGAAACCGGCATTCCGAAAATGCGTATTGAAGAAGCGGCAGCAAGAAAGCAAGCGCGCATAGATAGCGGTAAAGATATTATCGTTGGCGTTAACGCATTTAAAACCGATGAAAAAACAAACATCGAAATTCTGGAAGTTGACAACACGAAAGTTCGTCAGCAGCAAATAGAGCGTTTGAATAAATTAAAAGCGGAAAGAAATAATGCGGAAGTTCAAAAGGCCTTAGCTGCATTAACTGAAGCTGCAAAAAGCGGACAAGGCAATTTGTTAGCACTGTCAATAGAGGCGGCAAGGGTAAGAGCCACGCTCGGAGAAATTTCATTTGCGTTGGAGCAAGTGTACGGCCGTTATAAAGCCAACATTCGTTCTATTGCCGGAGTATATAGTAAAGAAATCAGTATGGATAAAGATTTTGCAAAGGCACGCGAGTTAGCGGATAAATTCGCTGAGAAAGAGGGCCGTCGTCCACGTATTATGATTGCAAAAATGGGACAAGACGGGCACGATCGTGGTGCAAAGGTAATTGCGACTAGTTTTGCCGATATGGGATTTGATGTGGATATCGGTCCGTTGTTTCAAACACCTGCTGAAGCGGCCAAACAAGCTGTAGAGAACGACGTTCATATTTTAGGTGTTAGCAGCTTAGCGGCAGGACATAAAACATTGGTACCTCAGGTAATCGAAGAATTAAAGAAATACGGTCGCGAAGATATCATGGTAGTAGCCGGCGGCGTAATTCCGCAACAGGATTACGACTTTTTATTTAGAGCGGGTGTAAGTTTTGTGTTTGGTCCGGGTACAGTGATTGCGAAGAGCGCCCAGGAAATTTTGCATAAAATGATTGGGTAGTAAAATAATGGTTTTAAACTAACTCGTGTGATCACTTACGATAACCCACTCGCCCTTTATTTTCCTCCAGAGTAAAGTATAGTGACCGCCAACATCTTTGTCTTTCTTTTTCAAGTACCATTTTCCTATCACATAAATAGCGTCTTTCCCTAATTGCTCAATACTGTAATTGGTGAAAGTAAGCTGCCCCATGGCTTCCTGGTTGGGATAGCCTTTTTTGTAATTTTCGAGCGTATTTTTCCAGCCATACGTAATACCCTTACTGCCGATAAATTTCAAACTATCGCTGTTCCAATAATACTTCATGAAACCTTCAATATCAAAACTATTCCAGGCCGCTTCTTGTTTTTTCATGTTTTCAATAACAGCATTACGGCCGTTACTTTGAGCGTTAAGTCCACAGCTCAAGCAAATCAACGAGACTATCAAAAGCAATTTTTTCATTATTTAACGTATTTAGCCCTAAACTAGTGATTTTTGGAATAGTTAAAAAGTACTATCTTTGTGTAAGTTCTTTACAACGCTTATTACGAAAGGCAGAGGGACACGCCCGATGAAGCCTTACCAACCCTAGATAGTTGGTAGTTCTCAGTTCAGAGTTGGTAGAGTACATCTACGAACTACGAGCTAAAAACTACAAACTAATAGAAGGTGGGAAATCGTGTTCCGGTATAGCCGGAAGCAAATAAGCCGGAAATAAATTAGTTTACAATAAAACAATTATACAACTAATCCCTTCCGGAATAACCTGAAGGGATTTTTTATTTTATGCATATGGCCTCAATAGAACAAGAATTAGAAAAACGCGTATTGGTAATTGATGGAGCAATGGGCTCACTCATTCAGCAATACAAATTAACAGAGGAAGATTTCAGAGGAGAAAAGTTTAAAAACTTTCACAAAGACCTGAAGGGAAACAACGATTTGCTGTGTATGACGCGTCCGGATATCATTGAAGAAATTCATAAAAAGTATTTGGAAGCAGGAGCAGATATCATTGAAACAAATAGTTTCAGTGGCACAACTATTTCTATGGCTGATTACGATATGCAGCCATATGTTTATGAAATGAATTTAGCGGCCGCTAAAGTAGCACGTAAAGCAGCCGATGATTATACCAAACTAACGCCCAGCAAACCAAGGTTTGTAGCCGGTGCAATGGGACCAACTACTAAGTTATTGTCGATGTCACCGGATGTAAATAATCCCGGTTACCGCGCCATGACCTATGACGAATTAGTAGAAGCATACAAAGAGCAAGTACGCGGATTAATGGATGGCGGTGTTGACTTGCTATTGTATGAAACCATTACCGATACCTTAAATGCAAAAGCGGGATTGTTTGCAGCTCAAACTGTATTTGAAGAAAAAGGAAGAACACTGCCTTTAATGATTTCCGGAACAATTACGGATGCGAGTGGAAGAACTTTATCCGGTCAAACTACAGAAGCATTTTTAAATTCAGTATCGCACATGAATTTATTGAGCGTGGGATTAAATTGTGCTTTAGGCGCAAAAGATATGCGTCCGTATTTAGAGGAGTTATCAAAAAAAGCACCATTTTACATCAGTGCGTATCCAAATGCGGGTTTGCCAAATCAGTTTGGTGAATATGACCAAGACGCGCATGAGATGGGCCATCAAATAGAAGATTTTTTAAAGGCCGGATTTTTAAATATAGTAGGTGGTTGTTGCGGAACTACACCGGAACACATAAAAGAGATTGCGCGTTTAGCGGAAAAATGTAAACCGCGTAAAAAGCCACAGGCAGATTCACTCATGCATTTAAGCGGATTGGAGCCGGTAACGCTTCGTCCGGATAGTAATTTCATGAATGTAGGTGAACGTACTAATGTTACAGGCTCTAAGAAATTCGCGAAATTAATTATTGATGAAAAATACGAAGAAGCTTTAGCAGTTGCGCGGGATCAGGTAGAAGGAGGAGCTCAGGTAATTGATGTGAACATGGACGAAGGAATGTTGGATGCAGAGAAAGCCATGGTTACTTTTTTAAATTTAATTGCTTCTGAACCCGATATCGCCCGTGTACCGGTGATGATAGATTCGAGTAAATGGAGTGTAATAGAAGCGGGATTAAAATGCTTGCAAGGAAAAGGCATTGTAAACTCTATCTCTCTAAAAGAAGGCGAAGAAAAATTTATTGAGCAGGCTAAGCTGATTAAAAAGTATGGCGCTTCCGTGATTGTGATGGCGTTTGATGAAGTGGGACAGGCTGACACTTTGCAACGTCGTATCGATATTTGTAAACGTGCTTATGATATTTTGGTAAACAAATTAAAATTCCCGCCTCAAGACATTATTTTCGATCCAAATATTTTCCCTGTTGCAACAGGCATGGAAGAACATCGCCGTAATGCTTTAGACTTCTTCCTGGCCACCAAATGGATAAAAGAAAACTTACCTCATGCCAAAGTAAGCGGAGGAGTGAGCAACGTTAGTTTCTCTTTCCGTGGAAATGATACTGTTCGCGAGGCTATTCATGCTGCGTTTTTATACCACGCTGTAAAACACGGTATGGATATGGGTATAGTAAATCCAAGTATGCTGCAGATTTACGACGACGTTCCAAAAGATTTATTAGAGTTAGTAGAAGATGTGTTACTTGACAGAAGAGACGACGCTACCGAACGCTTAATAGCCAAAGCCGAAGAATTAAAAGGCAAAGGCAAAGTGAAAGAAGAGAAAAACGAAGAGTGGAGAAAGGGAACGGTACAAGAACGATTAACACATGCCTTAGTAAAGGGTGTAACTGATTATATTGAATTAGATGTTGAAGAATGTCGTCAGCATTATCCAAAAACTTTATCCATCATCGAAGGACCATTAATGGATGGTATGAATGTGGTGGGTGATTTATTCGGTAGCGGAAAAATGTTTTTACCGCAGGTTGTGAAGAGCGCACGTGTGATGAAGAAAGCCGTAGCCTATTTATTGCCATTTTTAGAGGAAGAAAAGAAAGCCAGTGGAGAAGCGCAAAAAAACAATGGTAAAGTATTATTAGCAACAGTGAAGGGTGATGTACACGATATTGGAAAAAATATCGTAGGTGTTGTGATGGCTTGCAATAATTTTGAGATTATAGATTTAGGGGTAATGGTGCCAGCCGAAAAAATTCTGGAAACCGCAAGAAAGGAAAATGTAGATATCATCGGATTAAGCGGATTAATTACGCCGTCGTTAGATGAAATGGTGCATGTGGCAAAAGAGATGGAAAGACAAGGATTTAATATTCCTTTATTAATCGGTGGCGCTACAACTTCTAAGGTTCATACGGCTGTGAAAATTTCACCTCATTATTCTCAACCGGTTGTGCACGTAAATGATGCGAGTAAAAGTATACCGGTGGTACAGAATTTAATCAGTAAAGATTTAAAAGAGAATTTCGCAGCGGAAATTGCCAAAGATTACGAACGTGTGCGTGAGCAAAACAAGAATGCTCAAGGGCAAAATAAATTTATCAGCATGGCTGAAGCGCGAGCGAATAAATTTAATATCGATTGGACTAAAGAAGACATTACCAAGCCGGCATTTTTGGGTAACAAAGTGTTTACGGATTATAGTTTAAAAGAAATCGCAGAGTATATCGATTGGACACCTTTTTTCCATAGCTGGGAAATGAAAGGCTCTTATCCGAAAATTCTGGAAGATAAAGAACGTGGAGCTGAAGCGAAAAAATTATTTGCAGACGCGCAAGCGATGTTAAAAAAGGTGATTGATGAAAAATGGTTAAATGCCAACGCGGTGATAGGAATTTATCCGGCCAATACAATTAATCAGGATGATGTAGAGGTAAGAAGTGAAGATGGAAAGTCAGTAAAAGCTGTATTCCATTCTATTCGTCAGCAAACCAAAAAACCGGCTGGTCAATACAATATTGCTTTGGCAGATTATGTAGCCCCGAAAGAAAGCAATAAAACAGATTATATCGGAGCATTTGCTTTAACAGCAGGAATCGGAATTGATGAACACGTGAAGCGTTTCGAAAAAGATCACGATGATTACAGTGCTATTATGCTGAAAGCAATTGCTGATCGCTTGGCTGAAGCATTTGCAGAGTTGTTACATAAAAAAGTGCGTACCGAAATTTGGGCTTACAGTAAAAATGAAAATTTAAGCAACGAGCAGTTGATTAAGGAAGAATATGCCGGTATCCGTCCGGCACCGGGTTATCCTGCGCAGCCGGATCATACTGAAAAACTAACCATTTGGAAATTATTGGATG is a window of Bacteroidota bacterium DNA encoding:
- the scpA gene encoding methylmalonyl-CoA mutase codes for the protein MRKDFSNIKYKSTSPSVKAASSTFTTAEQIELKSVYTSQDTQGLEHLSFGAGTPPFLRGPYSSMYVQSPWTIRQYAGFSTAEESNAFYRRNLAAGQKGLSVAFDLATHRGYDSDHERVVGDVGKAGVAIDSILDMKILFDQIPLDQMSVSMTMNGAVLPILAFYIVAAEEQGVSMDKLSGTIQNDILKEFMVRNTYIYPPASSMKIIADIFEFTSQKMPKFNSISISGYHMQEAGATADIELAYTLADGLEYIRTGIKAGLDIDAFAPRLSFFWAIGMNHFMEIAKMRAARMLWAKMVKQFNPKSAKSMALRTHCQTSGWSLTEQDPFNNVARTCIEALAAAMGHTQSLHTNALDEAIALPTDFSARIARNTQIYLQQETNICKVVDPWAGSYYVEYLTNEIAHKAWALIQEVEELGGMAKAIETGIPKMRIEEAAARKQARIDSGKDIIVGVNAFKTDEKTNIEILEVDNTKVRQQQIERLNKLKAERNNAEVQKALAALTEAAKSGQGNLLALSIEAARVRATLGEISFALEQVYGRYKANIRSIAGVYSKEISMDKDFAKARELADKFAEKEGRRPRIMIAKMGQDGHDRGAKVIATSFADMGFDVDIGPLFQTPAEAAKQAVENDVHILGVSSLAAGHKTLVPQVIEELKKYGREDIMVVAGGVIPQQDYDFLFRAGVSFVFGPGTVIAKSAQEILHKMIG
- a CDS encoding nuclear transport factor 2 family protein, with protein sequence MKKLLLIVSLICLSCGLNAQSNGRNAVIENMKKQEAAWNSFDIEGFMKYYWNSDSLKFIGSKGITYGWKNTLENYKKGYPNQEAMGQLTFTNYSIEQLGKDAIYVIGKWYLKKKDKDVGGHYTLLWRKIKGEWVIVSDHTS
- the metH gene encoding methionine synthase, yielding MASIEQELEKRVLVIDGAMGSLIQQYKLTEEDFRGEKFKNFHKDLKGNNDLLCMTRPDIIEEIHKKYLEAGADIIETNSFSGTTISMADYDMQPYVYEMNLAAAKVARKAADDYTKLTPSKPRFVAGAMGPTTKLLSMSPDVNNPGYRAMTYDELVEAYKEQVRGLMDGGVDLLLYETITDTLNAKAGLFAAQTVFEEKGRTLPLMISGTITDASGRTLSGQTTEAFLNSVSHMNLLSVGLNCALGAKDMRPYLEELSKKAPFYISAYPNAGLPNQFGEYDQDAHEMGHQIEDFLKAGFLNIVGGCCGTTPEHIKEIARLAEKCKPRKKPQADSLMHLSGLEPVTLRPDSNFMNVGERTNVTGSKKFAKLIIDEKYEEALAVARDQVEGGAQVIDVNMDEGMLDAEKAMVTFLNLIASEPDIARVPVMIDSSKWSVIEAGLKCLQGKGIVNSISLKEGEEKFIEQAKLIKKYGASVIVMAFDEVGQADTLQRRIDICKRAYDILVNKLKFPPQDIIFDPNIFPVATGMEEHRRNALDFFLATKWIKENLPHAKVSGGVSNVSFSFRGNDTVREAIHAAFLYHAVKHGMDMGIVNPSMLQIYDDVPKDLLELVEDVLLDRRDDATERLIAKAEELKGKGKVKEEKNEEWRKGTVQERLTHALVKGVTDYIELDVEECRQHYPKTLSIIEGPLMDGMNVVGDLFGSGKMFLPQVVKSARVMKKAVAYLLPFLEEEKKASGEAQKNNGKVLLATVKGDVHDIGKNIVGVVMACNNFEIIDLGVMVPAEKILETARKENVDIIGLSGLITPSLDEMVHVAKEMERQGFNIPLLIGGATTSKVHTAVKISPHYSQPVVHVNDASKSIPVVQNLISKDLKENFAAEIAKDYERVREQNKNAQGQNKFISMAEARANKFNIDWTKEDITKPAFLGNKVFTDYSLKEIAEYIDWTPFFHSWEMKGSYPKILEDKERGAEAKKLFADAQAMLKKVIDEKWLNANAVIGIYPANTINQDDVEVRSEDGKSVKAVFHSIRQQTKKPAGQYNIALADYVAPKESNKTDYIGAFALTAGIGIDEHVKRFEKDHDDYSAIMLKAIADRLAEAFAELLHKKVRTEIWAYSKNENLSNEQLIKEEYAGIRPAPGYPAQPDHTEKLTIWKLLDVEKTTGITLTDSLAMVPTAAVSGLYISNKNATYFGVGKITKEQVEDYAKRKGMGFEETEKWLGPILGY